The proteins below are encoded in one region of Rhodopirellula halodulae:
- a CDS encoding DUF1592 domain-containing protein yields MHGIAIGALLVNDGYAEEKPIDVTRFMQTYCVDCHSADDPAGQRDLESLDWSASDFDTQLSLQDAIDQLTLRSMPPEDSDQPTTKERLTAIDGLTERLSKMREVTTSTSGQTVLRRLSRREYKRTVADLLQIDMTMFDPTLEFPGDNLSEHFDNVGDVLVMSGHLLERYLAAADQCVEKARNTAADRMWSESSEPKQWVFRDSFVQQAELRTAHRRAFRDRYLCLYDHPFNDKTEGGYGHIQDFTDGVPVDGIYEIRVHAKAMHRDTPYTDRAVRIDLEEPFRLGVRPGDTRIGDMPHRQPIQPLLAQANVSDQSFEWITFQVPLDRGFVPRFTFENGIHDVRGSFGRLYRLHREDLPRSIRNKKGIFEQRIAIISEGQLPHIRIDEVQIRGPIEFSLPTQSQLALFHGPPPTDAEWSTQQAKQRIDSFASRAFRRPPTKTELASLTSFYESRRTIGENCEQAYVNTVKAILCSPAFLYFQNPADSSATLTDHGLAERLSYFLTSSMPDARLRQLADQGVLHEEVTLRAEVKRLLASSESNAFVADFLDNWLNLRSLGSMPPDPRGFWFFYAGDLSVDMKTETQRLFRDFIDRDIPLVDLLTTSHSFLNRDMAKLYGVEHAFPAEDAISWRRFDFSSDTAAAGEGRGGLLGQASILTVSANGIETSPVTRGVWLLDNILGTPTPPPPDDVPAIEPDTRGAKTIRDQLTRHSDDATCNQCHRKIDPLGFALEGFDAIGQFRRTYNTKPRRPIDTSGELPGGATFDGAAELKQQLAAQQEFLVRTVTERLLIQALGRRMEPIDRAAIDAIWRPLKSEGYPTAQLIEAIVLSDLFRR; encoded by the coding sequence ATGCACGGCATCGCCATTGGGGCGTTGCTCGTGAACGATGGATATGCCGAGGAGAAACCGATCGATGTGACGCGGTTCATGCAGACGTATTGCGTCGATTGCCATTCCGCGGACGACCCAGCGGGACAACGAGATTTGGAATCGTTGGATTGGTCGGCATCAGATTTTGACACGCAACTGTCGTTGCAAGATGCGATCGACCAACTGACCCTACGCAGCATGCCGCCGGAAGACAGTGACCAGCCAACAACCAAGGAACGCTTGACTGCGATCGACGGTCTCACGGAGCGTTTGTCGAAGATGCGCGAAGTCACCACCAGCACCAGTGGACAAACCGTTCTCCGACGACTTTCGCGGCGAGAATACAAACGAACGGTGGCCGATTTGCTGCAGATCGACATGACGATGTTCGATCCGACGTTGGAGTTTCCCGGTGACAACTTGTCGGAGCATTTTGACAACGTCGGTGATGTTTTGGTGATGTCCGGTCACCTACTGGAACGCTATTTGGCCGCGGCGGATCAATGTGTTGAAAAGGCGCGCAACACCGCCGCCGATCGAATGTGGAGCGAATCGTCCGAACCCAAACAGTGGGTTTTTCGCGATTCGTTTGTGCAGCAAGCGGAACTAAGAACCGCTCACCGACGCGCATTCCGCGATCGCTACCTATGCCTGTACGACCATCCCTTCAATGACAAGACCGAAGGTGGTTACGGGCACATCCAGGATTTCACTGATGGAGTTCCCGTCGACGGAATCTACGAAATTCGAGTGCACGCGAAAGCGATGCATCGTGACACGCCGTACACAGATCGCGCGGTTCGAATTGATTTGGAGGAACCGTTTCGGTTGGGCGTCCGACCGGGCGACACTCGGATCGGTGACATGCCCCATCGGCAACCGATTCAACCGTTGTTGGCCCAGGCAAATGTGAGTGATCAGTCTTTTGAATGGATCACATTTCAGGTGCCACTCGACCGAGGCTTTGTCCCTCGTTTCACTTTCGAGAACGGTATTCACGATGTGCGTGGATCGTTTGGTCGGTTGTACCGTTTGCATCGCGAAGATTTGCCGCGATCGATTCGGAACAAGAAAGGAATCTTTGAGCAACGAATCGCGATCATTTCCGAAGGACAGTTGCCACACATACGAATCGACGAAGTCCAAATTCGTGGTCCGATCGAATTCTCGTTGCCCACGCAAAGTCAGTTGGCTCTGTTTCATGGTCCACCGCCTACGGACGCTGAATGGTCGACGCAGCAGGCCAAACAACGAATCGACAGTTTCGCTTCCCGCGCGTTCCGGCGTCCACCAACGAAGACAGAACTGGCTTCGCTCACCAGTTTCTACGAGTCGCGTAGAACGATTGGCGAAAATTGTGAGCAAGCCTATGTGAATACCGTCAAAGCAATCTTGTGCAGCCCTGCGTTTTTGTATTTTCAGAATCCGGCGGATTCATCGGCAACACTGACGGATCATGGATTGGCCGAACGGTTATCGTATTTTCTGACATCGAGCATGCCGGATGCACGGCTACGTCAGCTTGCCGACCAAGGCGTGTTGCACGAAGAAGTCACGCTTCGAGCAGAGGTGAAGCGTTTGTTGGCGTCTTCCGAGTCCAATGCGTTCGTCGCTGATTTCTTGGACAACTGGCTGAATCTGAGATCGCTCGGGTCGATGCCGCCGGACCCGCGAGGTTTTTGGTTCTTCTACGCGGGTGATTTGTCGGTCGACATGAAGACGGAGACACAAAGGTTGTTTCGCGACTTCATCGATCGGGATATTCCGCTGGTGGATTTGCTCACGACTTCGCATTCATTCTTGAACCGTGACATGGCCAAACTGTACGGAGTGGAACATGCATTTCCCGCAGAGGACGCGATCAGTTGGCGACGGTTTGACTTTTCAAGTGATACGGCTGCAGCAGGTGAAGGTCGTGGTGGATTGCTCGGACAAGCCAGTATTCTGACCGTGTCGGCCAATGGCATTGAAACCTCGCCTGTGACGCGGGGTGTTTGGTTGCTGGACAACATTTTGGGAACGCCCACGCCGCCTCCGCCGGATGATGTTCCCGCGATTGAACCGGACACACGGGGTGCGAAGACAATTCGTGATCAACTGACCCGTCACAGCGACGATGCGACTTGCAATCAGTGTCATCGCAAAATTGACCCACTTGGTTTCGCATTGGAAGGCTTTGATGCGATCGGTCAATTTCGGCGGACTTACAACACCAAACCTCGGCGTCCGATCGACACCTCGGGCGAACTTCCCGGCGGAGCGACGTTTGATGGGGCCGCGGAGCTGAAGCAGCAGTTGGCAGCTCAGCAGGAGTTCCTGGTGCGGACGGTCACGGAGCGATTGCTGATTCAGGCACTCGGGCGTCGCATGGAACCGATCGACCGAGCGGCGATCGATGCGATTTGGAGACCGCTGAAAAGCGAAGGCTATCCCACGGCTCAACTGATCGAAGCGATCGTCCTCAGCGACCTATTCCGACGCTGA
- a CDS encoding cold shock domain-containing protein, giving the protein MNQSRSNRSNDDSPKPFRIQKRRLGRIKAIKPEGEYGFIDAEDFREDVFFHFRAWEAFNGETFDVDSYVEFELDDDQYEDTKRLRAKVFRPTDRPDGKRLTARDATFELTYHHPKARRRRPSWRDNQG; this is encoded by the coding sequence ATGAACCAATCTCGTAGCAACCGTTCCAACGACGACTCGCCCAAGCCGTTTCGAATTCAGAAACGACGCCTGGGTCGCATCAAAGCCATCAAGCCGGAAGGCGAATACGGCTTCATCGACGCGGAAGACTTTCGTGAAGACGTCTTCTTTCACTTCCGTGCCTGGGAAGCCTTCAACGGCGAAACCTTTGACGTGGATTCGTACGTGGAATTTGAGCTGGACGACGACCAATACGAGGACACCAAACGTCTACGAGCGAAGGTCTTTCGCCCAACCGATCGACCCGATGGAAAACGATTGACCGCGAGAGACGCCACGTTTGAGTTGACCTATCACCACCCCAAGGCCCGTCGCCGCCGTCCTAGCTGGCGCGATAACCAGGGCTGA
- a CDS encoding YqgE/AlgH family protein produces MQNVQAGDLLVSSTLVDGTVLNQAVCLLVHEDVDHVIGLMLNRPMQAVAGNLSVQPNSSAETPKLPRWGRDPSAETDESSDPGEPQPDSPQTPVAGVPMVVVSGDQKDKLAQQLIAGKLSNGTPLHFGGPLSGPIVAVHASPEFAEAEMESGICLAAQRDNIESLLKSDEHPFRLVVGHLGWTAEQLENEISEGVWHRIPATSDLLDSDDASMWPRMIHRATANSVARWLDTTDVPGAAELN; encoded by the coding sequence ATGCAAAACGTGCAAGCGGGTGATTTGCTGGTCAGTTCGACCTTGGTCGATGGCACCGTACTGAACCAAGCGGTCTGCCTGCTGGTCCACGAAGACGTCGATCATGTCATTGGTTTGATGCTGAACCGGCCCATGCAAGCCGTCGCGGGCAACCTCTCGGTCCAGCCCAACTCATCCGCGGAAACACCCAAATTGCCGCGTTGGGGTCGCGATCCGTCCGCTGAAACGGACGAGTCTTCCGATCCGGGTGAGCCGCAACCGGATTCCCCACAAACTCCCGTCGCAGGTGTTCCGATGGTGGTGGTCAGCGGCGATCAAAAGGACAAGTTGGCTCAGCAGTTGATCGCGGGCAAACTCTCCAATGGCACGCCGTTGCACTTTGGCGGCCCGCTGTCGGGTCCCATTGTCGCCGTGCACGCATCGCCCGAATTTGCGGAAGCCGAAATGGAGAGCGGGATCTGCTTGGCCGCCCAGCGTGACAACATCGAATCGCTGTTGAAGTCCGATGAACATCCCTTCCGATTGGTGGTGGGCCACCTCGGTTGGACCGCAGAACAGCTCGAAAACGAAATCAGCGAAGGCGTTTGGCACCGCATCCCCGCGACCTCGGATCTGTTGGACTCGGACGATGCCAGCATGTGGCCCCGAATGATCCATCGAGCCACGGCAAATTCAGTCGCTCGTTGGTTGGATACGACTGACGTTCCCGGTGCAGCCGAGCTAAACTAG
- the pdxH gene encoding pyridoxamine 5'-phosphate oxidase has protein sequence MSDSNPPSLDQMRKNYALGGLHENDVNPDPVVQFQAWFQQATVDVPEWFEPNAMTLSTSGADGAVTSRIILLKGVEEGKFLFYTNYESDKGEQMRQNPRVSLCLFWPHLQRQVRIEGTVEKTSREVSKTYFHSRPHNSQLGAHVSQQSAVIESREMLETKMQELLEQYPEGSIVPLPENWGGYAVTPTKFEFWQGRPSRLHDRVIYRRADSATGSGLWVLERLSP, from the coding sequence ATGAGCGATTCAAACCCACCCTCCTTGGATCAGATGCGAAAGAACTACGCTCTGGGGGGACTGCACGAAAATGACGTGAATCCGGATCCCGTGGTTCAGTTCCAAGCGTGGTTTCAGCAGGCCACGGTGGACGTCCCCGAATGGTTCGAGCCCAACGCCATGACGCTTTCGACGTCCGGTGCCGATGGTGCGGTGACCAGCCGGATCATTCTTTTGAAGGGTGTGGAGGAAGGAAAGTTCCTTTTCTACACCAACTATGAATCCGACAAAGGCGAGCAGATGCGACAGAACCCGCGGGTATCGCTGTGTCTTTTCTGGCCGCATTTGCAGCGCCAGGTTCGGATTGAGGGAACCGTCGAGAAGACCTCGCGAGAAGTTTCCAAGACGTACTTCCATTCGCGACCACACAACAGCCAGTTGGGAGCACACGTTAGCCAGCAATCCGCCGTCATCGAATCGCGTGAGATGCTGGAAACCAAGATGCAGGAGTTGTTGGAGCAGTATCCCGAGGGAAGCATTGTGCCGTTGCCGGAAAATTGGGGCGGCTACGCCGTGACGCCGACCAAGTTTGAATTCTGGCAGGGGCGACCCAGCCGGCTTCACGATCGGGTCATCTATCGACGAGCGGATTCGGCGACTGGATCCGGCCTTTGGGTCCTGGAACGTTTGTCACCCTGA
- a CDS encoding P-II family nitrogen regulator → MLDAIMKQVVTVVSPHLAEKVLAALRRAPLEGLSVLEVKGYGRQKSYLDQYQDTEYSEAFVPKVEITLWVDDLRLEEVLDKIVAVTRTGRIGDGKILVMPVTSFI, encoded by the coding sequence ATGCTGGACGCGATCATGAAACAAGTCGTCACCGTCGTTTCACCGCATCTGGCCGAGAAAGTCTTGGCTGCTCTTCGCCGGGCACCCTTGGAAGGATTGAGTGTTTTAGAGGTCAAAGGTTACGGCCGCCAAAAAAGCTATTTGGACCAGTACCAAGACACGGAGTATTCCGAGGCTTTCGTACCCAAAGTCGAGATCACGCTTTGGGTCGACGACCTGCGTCTGGAAGAAGTCTTGGACAAGATCGTGGCGGTCACACGAACGGGACGCATCGGTGACGGCAAAATTTTGGTGATGCCCGTCACCTCGTTCATCTGA
- a CDS encoding aspartate-semialdehyde dehydrogenase: protein MFDCVALVGATGAVGRIVLDQLHARQFPMRKLRLLASARSAGTQVQFGDETLTVELLEPSAFEGVDLVIASTPDEVSAEFTPWATKAGAIVVDESAYWRMDPSVPLIVPEVNPDAIDSHQGVVASPNCSTTQMVVALAPIHKAVGIRRVIVSTYQATSGAGLAGNVELESSTRASLDGQTHAAETFQHPIGFNLIPQIGSEKHEGYTSEEMKMVYETQKIMGDESIQVCPTAVRVPVAIGHSESILVETREPLSAAQARKLWEEADGVTVVDDLNSKSYPMPRDCDGKDDVFVGRIRKDISAENGIAFWCVSDNLRKGAATNAVQIAELLAKKHQPAG from the coding sequence ATGTTTGATTGTGTTGCTCTCGTCGGTGCCACCGGTGCCGTCGGACGAATCGTTTTGGATCAACTTCACGCACGCCAATTTCCCATGCGGAAACTGCGTTTGCTCGCTTCGGCTCGCAGTGCGGGCACCCAAGTCCAATTCGGTGACGAAACACTGACCGTTGAGTTGCTAGAACCTTCGGCCTTTGAAGGGGTGGACCTGGTCATCGCCAGCACGCCCGACGAGGTATCCGCTGAGTTCACTCCCTGGGCCACCAAAGCCGGTGCAATCGTCGTCGACGAGAGTGCTTATTGGCGGATGGATCCGAGCGTTCCTTTGATCGTTCCCGAAGTGAATCCCGACGCGATCGATTCGCACCAAGGCGTCGTCGCCAGCCCCAACTGCAGCACCACACAAATGGTGGTCGCGTTGGCTCCGATTCACAAAGCCGTCGGAATTCGCCGCGTCATCGTCAGCACCTATCAAGCCACCAGCGGCGCGGGGCTGGCAGGCAACGTGGAACTGGAATCCAGCACGCGAGCCAGCCTGGACGGGCAAACTCATGCGGCGGAAACGTTCCAGCACCCCATCGGCTTCAACCTGATCCCGCAAATTGGATCCGAAAAGCACGAAGGCTACACCAGCGAAGAAATGAAGATGGTGTACGAGACTCAAAAGATCATGGGCGACGAATCGATCCAAGTTTGCCCCACCGCCGTGCGAGTCCCCGTGGCGATCGGACACAGCGAATCGATCTTGGTCGAAACTCGCGAACCACTCTCGGCCGCCCAAGCCCGCAAGCTGTGGGAAGAAGCCGATGGCGTCACCGTGGTCGATGATCTGAACTCCAAGAGCTATCCGATGCCACGTGATTGCGACGGCAAAGACGACGTGTTCGTCGGTCGAATTCGCAAAGACATCAGCGCCGAAAACGGAATCGCTTTTTGGTGCGTTAGCGATAACCTTCGCAAAGGTGCAGCCACCAACGCGGTCCAAATCGCCGAACTGTTGGCCAAGAAACATCAACCCGCTGGCTGA
- a CDS encoding helix-turn-helix domain-containing protein, with protein MRYAFRLAELLGHTPDRRKRPGTIKAIVEHTGLDRHQVASLLKNEAKYIPLDALSRLCDYLIDQGHATADQLPGALFAVNAENFWEQLARRSDIEIVVGVRQAEGSDSPENAMVVASDSVLVGELLNGISTLGGVAKHIGEGNESSSAASVPMPDRIQQSLVWSPGQVTLEDARARATEVFEGFTDAQGDRGIVCIGSVKSNPAVELLFSDAFGCTPFVTEDDVDDVSARSCPFFLRYRDNDPKPGAASAGMRLSKNLDAPEPGFYYEKDDGTWEYAGGQGKDTALVFYLFYEALGRLDMVLSGFSGRATRLLAKTLAIRGEEFWPPVYHESGVQVGAFLVQYDDAESKPSRDDLLYNTGGAAKIMPLSREAIARRMARR; from the coding sequence ATGAGATACGCTTTTCGGCTCGCAGAACTGCTTGGGCACACCCCCGACCGGCGCAAACGCCCAGGTACGATCAAAGCGATCGTCGAACACACTGGCTTGGACCGGCACCAAGTTGCTTCGTTGCTCAAAAACGAAGCCAAATACATCCCGTTGGATGCCCTGTCACGCCTGTGTGACTATTTGATCGATCAGGGACACGCGACCGCCGACCAATTGCCCGGTGCCCTGTTTGCCGTCAACGCGGAGAACTTCTGGGAACAACTGGCTCGCCGCAGCGACATCGAAATTGTCGTGGGTGTTCGCCAAGCCGAAGGCAGCGATTCGCCCGAGAACGCGATGGTCGTCGCCAGTGACTCCGTCCTGGTTGGTGAATTGCTCAACGGCATCTCAACTTTGGGCGGTGTTGCCAAACACATCGGCGAAGGCAACGAGTCCAGCTCCGCCGCGTCGGTTCCCATGCCCGATCGCATCCAGCAATCGTTGGTGTGGAGCCCTGGTCAAGTCACGTTGGAAGACGCTCGTGCCCGTGCGACGGAAGTCTTCGAAGGCTTCACTGACGCCCAAGGCGACCGTGGCATCGTTTGCATCGGCAGTGTGAAAAGCAACCCAGCCGTGGAACTGTTGTTCTCCGACGCGTTCGGTTGCACGCCATTCGTGACCGAAGACGACGTGGACGACGTTTCGGCTCGCAGTTGCCCGTTCTTTTTGCGTTACCGCGACAACGACCCGAAACCGGGCGCAGCGTCGGCTGGGATGCGATTGAGCAAGAACCTGGACGCGCCGGAACCAGGCTTCTACTACGAAAAAGACGATGGCACCTGGGAATACGCCGGCGGCCAAGGCAAAGACACCGCGTTGGTGTTCTACCTGTTCTACGAAGCCCTCGGACGTCTCGACATGGTGCTCAGCGGCTTCTCCGGTCGAGCCACCCGATTGCTGGCGAAAACGTTGGCCATTCGCGGCGAAGAGTTCTGGCCTCCCGTCTACCACGAATCCGGCGTTCAAGTCGGTGCGTTCTTGGTTCAGTACGACGATGCGGAATCCAAACCCAGCCGCGATGACCTGCTGTACAACACCGGCGGTGCGGCCAAGATCATGCCCCTGTCTCGCGAAGCCATCGCGCGACGCATGGCTCGCCGCTGA